The region TCAATGGGGGAGATCGCTTCTAgtacctctcctttctccttccttcctctttctttaccaccttttccttttttgctttagACTTGATTGTCCATCTCTGTCACATCAAGTGACTGTTTTGGTTTCTGTTCCCTTTCTAACTGCCAAGGGGCTCAGAACCCCAGCAATCTTTTCCTTTCACTACCTTTTTTGGGGGTAgatggaagggactgaaattgtTGGGGAAGGTAGGAGGCACATCAATAAAGAGGAAACCACCAAGTTGAACTGGATTTTGCTTTGTGTTGCTACTCTTCCCCTTCTGTCTTTTGGTGGTCTGTGGGGAGAAATGAGGTTGGAGGGGTAGTGATATATTTTGGTTTATTCTGTTGATGTGGGGCTTTTCCTTGTGCACAAAACGGGTGCTTTTGTTGTGATGGATGGGATACTCTGAGTATTGTTTCTTGAAGCTAAAGTTGTACGTATGTACGTGTGTTTTGGGTCCTAATGTAACGAGTAACTTCTTTACTGTGGGTTCCTTTGGAGAAAGTTTGAAACTACCTGCTTTAGATAAATACATCCCAATTCATTATAACCTTTTGCAGGAAGAAAGATTTTCATGTGTGGAGGCTGGTAAAAAGTTATTAATCCTCAGTTGCATGTCACTTGGTCAGACTTTGGGCGGGTGTATAGCAGTGGAATCCAAAGGAGGGAGAAGACTAGGAGGAGGGAATCCACCATCACCACGAGAACTTCATCTCCCAGCAACCACTTCCCTGTCTAGCCGGAAGTGGGTCGgtcccctgggaggggagggagggagagaaagaagctgCAGAATGAGACAGTATGGTGGCCGAGAGTTttaatcccttctttcccctgtcccGCCCAGCCTACATTTCCCAGGAGCCTGCGCGCGCTTTTCCGCTCTACCCTGCGCTCCCAATCTCCCCGCCActcccagggggaggggaggggcttagTGCGCCTGCGCTAATCCGTGGCTTGCTGGGAACTGAAGTTCCCAAGGCTTATGCTGTTCCCTTCCCGCTGCCCCCAGGCGGACTACAAGCCCCTTGATGCATTGCGCGTCGGCGCCCgcgaagggaggaaagggaggggagggagggagggagtggagaggaggagggagcaggcgGCCGGCggcgcggggggagggggctcggCCCGGGAGTGCGGGAGGCAGTGGTAGAGGGAGGTGGCGGCAGTGGCTAGCGGACTCGAGTCACAACTGGGTCGAGGCAGACGTCTCTGCGGAGGGAAGCAGCAGGAACACCGAGCACCGGAGGCGGCACCGGGATCCCCGGCTCAGGGGAGGGGGGCGCCGGaccgggaggaggggagggggcgatGCTGGAAGCCATGGCGGAGCCCAGTCCCGAAGGTGAGCGAGCTCTGGACCGGCACCGAGCGCTGAGCTGGAGGGTGGCGGTCAAGGAATCAATTGGCAAACTTGGAGGTCGATGCCCGGAGCCCAGCGAGGGAGCGTGGGGAGGGGTTCGGGGGCCTGCCCCCGGAGGTAGGAGAGCGACGACGAGTTGAGAGACCTTGGAGAAAGAGGAGTGGGAGACTGAGCTGGGGATAGTTGGAGATCagatgctggggggtggggggcagaggtggggagtgggagctGGAAATTCGGAGCTTCGGGTGTTAGGGGCCGAAAGGGCCTCCGGCGGGCTGGGGCCCTGAAGCTGAGTGACTGGGGAAACCTGGGGGCCGGAGAGGAGTTGAGGAAGGAGGCGGTAGAAGAGGGCTGAGTGAGGAGCCCGGTAGTTCGCCTAGGTGGGGGAGTTTGTGGCGGTGGTGCCGGAGCTCTGGGTAGTTGCCGCTGGAGATGGCCCGGTGATTGTTGGAGGAGTGGGAAGATAGttgtggggagaagagggagtCTGGGTATTGTCTGTGGTAAGGGACCTGTACCGGGTGTTAGTTGTAGGGAAAGAGAGCCGGTCGGGAAGCGAGGAGAGCTGGGTAGTTTAGgggcggtggggcggggtggaggggattAAGACCCGCGGGTTGAGAGGTGGAGTGGGGGAGTTGGTGGGAGAGGGTTAAAGCTTGGGAGTTGCGGAGGGTGAgggggcagcggcagcagcagcgggggGTTGCTGTGGAGGGGGATAGTAGCTGGGCGGGGGGCTAGAGTTTAAGGGGTCCGTAGCCTACTGACTTGGTGGTGAgtacgggggtgggggtgacttAGTGGTGAGTACGGAGacgagggtggggggcaggggggcggagAGAGCGCCGAACTGGGTCCGGGGGCCCGGCGAGGAGCCTGAGAAGCTCGAGGCGGGGAGGGGCCAAAGCCCCGGATGGGGGCGGAGGGACAGTGAAATTGTGGGGACCGtgctgtgtgggggcaggtggggccgcGTCCGGGTTAAAGCTCTCTGGTCTGTCCCGGACGCAAAGTGGCGCTGGAtgtgtgagcctgtgtgtgtttaaggtgggggtgaggggcgcGCCGAGCCTCGTGCTCGAGTAGAAGGGGCCGGAGGGCGGGGAACGGCTCAGCATGGTCATCCTGGACCCCGGGGGCCGGCGGGCGGCGAGTACGATCTCGGAGGGACCGGGGTGGTAGAGGGCGGCTCGGCAGGAACTCCGGGTACTGGGCGCCTATGAAGGGTAGGGGCAGGGGACAGCCCGGTCCCAGGAGCGGTATGGCGGGGTGGGGCACTGAGAGATCGGAGTAGACAAGTCTAGAGAAACCgtgagggggggcggggcgccaggccttggtggggggaaggggagcgTTATATCGAGGCTCGAGAGGGCGCCGCGCCTAGGCTCCGCCCCTCGCGGATTGGAGGGGGGAGCTGGGGCGGGCCCAGCGCCGCAGGGGCTTGCTGGCCAAGCTGAAGGACCTGGGAGAGCAGGGGGTTTAGTTGGGATTTGCAAGGTTTAGAGGTGGGGTTTTTACCCAGACTCTTGCCTAGTGCCTTGACTcagcttttattgctttcacaGATCCACCTCCGACCCTTAAGCCAGAGACTCAGGTGAGGTTCTCCTTACCTTTGCAGCCTAGTATTACTGTCCAACCCTcttctccccagcctctggctcTCCCTCCTACCTTTCCAGGTTCCTTATTCTTGGGACTATTCCTTTGGAAATGACTCCCTTAAACTCCATGTGATAAAAGTGTCCTTCTTTTCAGCCACCAGAGAAACGGCGGAGAACAATTGAAGATTTCAACAAATTCTGCAGTTTTGTATTGGCCTATGCAGGTTACATTCCCCCTAGCAAAGAGGTAGGAACAGAAGGTCAATTGACTGGAGGGTGGTTGCCTAGGATTATAGAGGGTCCATTGAGCAAATggaactgtatttatttatagaagcCTACCAAAAATTACATGTAAGACCAGGGTGATTAGAAACTCTAGTAGGAACACCAGTATTTGGGGTGGGTGTGGGATTAATAGAGATAGGTGGTTGAGCCGCAGTCAGTCATTTTGAGCAGCTGTTAATGGAAAGTGCTTTGGATAAACTATGGGAAGCTGGAAGAGATAACCAATGAGGCTGTAGAACAGGGGtgtaaaactcattttcaccagaggccacatcagcctcacagttgccttcaaagggtcgaatgtaattttaggactgtataaacgtaactactccttaacagttaagctaGAGCTCCATGCTGCcgcaggtagaaacaaggtgctgggcaggataaaacaaggtggcgggccttatgtttgccacctgtgctggaGAGAAACAGCTTTTGTTAGGGAAATACAGTGTTGCAAAGGCAGTGGGAATTGGGGAGATGGCTAGAACTTAAAGGAAGATGTAACATGGGAGGTGCTTAAGAGGAGACGCTAGTAGGAGTTGGGGtgggatacatttttaaatacttttattaatttatttttagagagagagggaaagatcaatgtgtggttgcttctcacacaccccctattggggacctggcccacaacccaggcatgtgccctgacatagaattgaaccagtgaccctttggtttataggccagcactcaatccactgagccacaccagccagggagtctctagttttttttttgtttttttttttaagattttatttatttattttttagagaagggagggagagagagagagagaaagagaaacatcactgtgcggttgctgggggttatggcctgcaacccaggaatgtaccctggctgggaattgaacctgggacactttggttcccagcccgcactcaatccactgagctacgccagccagggccggagtCTCTAGTTTTTAAGCTGGGTTTGTAGAGGAACTGAGTGAAATGACACTAGGCCCCCTTTTGACCCTGGTCTCGTCTCCCCTTTAAGGAAAGTGACTGGCCAGCCTCTGGCTCCAGCTCTCCATTGCGAGGTGAGAGTGCAGCAGACAGTGATGGCTGGGACTCAGCCCCCTCAGATCTCCGAACTATCCAGACCTTTGTTAAGAAAGCAAAGTCATCCAAGAGACGGGCTGCTCAAGCAGGTCCCACCCAGGCAGGACCCCCAAGGTCCACTTTCTCTCGTCTGCAGGCCCCTGACAGTGCCACCCTGCTTGAGAAGATGAAGCTCAAGGACTCTCTTTTTGATCTAGATGGGCCCAAAATGGCATCTCCACTGTCCCCCTCATCCCTCACACATGCCTCCCGGCCCCCAGCTGCTCTTACCCCAGTGCCCCTTTCCCAGGGGGATCTTTCCCAGCCTCCTCGAAAGAAGGACCGAAAGAACCGAAAATTGGGGCCAGGAGCAGGGGCTGGCTTTGGGGTGCTTCGGAGGCCTCGCCCAACCCCTGGGGATGGGGAAAAGAGGTCTCGAATCAAGAAGAGCAAGAAGCGGAAGTTGAAAAAGGCAGAACGGGGGGATAGACTCCCACCTCCTGGGCCTCCCCGGGCACCTCCCAGTGATACAGActctgaagaggaggaggaggaagaagaggaggaggaggaggaagagatggtATCAATGGTAGGGGGTGATGCCCCAGCCCCTGTGCTGTCAACACCCCCTGAGGCTCCTAGACCCCCTGCCGCAGTGCACCCTGAAGGAGCCCCTCCTACTGACAGTGAAAGCAAGGAGGTGGGCAGCACTGAAACAAGCCAAGATGGAGATGCCAGCTCCAGTGAAGGCGAGATGCGGGTCATGGATGAGGACATCATGGTAGAATCAGGTGAGAGTTTTGGGGCTGCCCAGGGACAGCTGGGATGATGGGTATGGAGCTGTTGTGGGTGCAACAGTTCAGATACAACACCAAACCAATTTTTTCCGCAGGTGATGACTCATGGGACCTGATCACGTGTTACTGCCGAAAGCCCTTTGCCGGGAGGCCCATGATTGAGTGTAGCCTCTGTGGAACATGGATCCACCTCTCCTGTGCTAAGATTAAGAAGACGAATGTCCCCGACTTCTTTTACTGCCAGAAGTGCAAGGAACTGCGGCCAGAGGCCCGGCGGTTAGCGGGGCCTCCTAAATCTGGAGAGCCCTGACATCACTGTCTAAGCTGGACCTTCCAAATGACAACATGACTTGGGAACTGAGCCTCAGGGTCCTCAGCCTATCCCCTGAAGCTTGGATATTGCCCCATTTCAAGGCAGGAATTCCCAAGGGAAACTGGTTTGGAAATGAGTCCCTACTCGACTCTTCCCACATTGTGGATTTGAACTGGGACCCATTATGGTTGGGGTTGGAGGCTGTCTGGATTCCTAGACACTTAATCTCTGTCCCTGACCTGCCACCTCTCATTTTCTGGGCCAGGGTTGGAATTGGGATGGAATGGGACAGTTGTCTATAAAACGCTAGTGTAAATATAGCACTTCCCTCATCTTTTCTTGCTCCCCATTTATTCTacactggttttatttttaattgtggacTTCCCCTTTTGGGCATGGCTGCTTAGAGGTGGAGTGCCAACCAGAGAGGCtggcagaggaaagaagggaagcagGTGACCATTCTCACCTCTTGTTTTTAATGATATTGGCCAGCTGTTTGTGCAGACGGCCTGCGTGTTGTAAATAAAGCAGAGTGGGCTCTTTTGTGTTAATAGCCCTCACTGACTGTCCTGCTTGGGAGGGAGGCTTTGGAAAAGATACAGAAGATGGCTGGAGGTGGTCCTGAAACTCACCTCTGTTTAAAGTTCAAGCTGAAAATCACTGGGCTCTACTTCTCGCCCAGCAATTCTGTGGCCTTCATCGGGCTTTGCACCGTTTAACACCCAGTTTAGGACCCCACAACTCCACCCTCGCTGCACACTTGCCCGCCTCGGCGGATCAAAGTTGGTTGGCAGAGGTGAGGGAGCTTCCCGCCTGAGGGGTTAAGGGAGGGTGGGTATCGGTTGCCTGCCTTCTGAGGGCAGAAGCCGAGTTGGCTGGGGTACTCGAAGGATGCGGAGTGGGGGGAGTACATTTGGGGGGCGGGCCCTCCAGGGTTGGGGAACCATTGCTAAAAACAATCAcgtggtggggatggggggctgGATCACGTGACGTGGGTGGGCCTGGCTTTGGTCACGTGACatggggaggtgggcggggcacTGAAGGGTGTTGGAGGTGGTGGCTTAGTCTGCGGCTCTGGGTCGTACCCCCACAGCCCCTCGTCTTGCGGACTCCCCGCCTGCCTTCCTTTTACATTTCTCGTACTGGGGCAATCCAGTCCGCGCTCGCACGTCAGTTTGCGGGTGTGCGCAGGCGCAGTAGGGGCGGTTAGCCCAGTTGGGTGGGCGGTGGAGCCGGAGAGCGCGCGGGCGAGACCATGGCGGGCGGCAGCGTGGGGGGCGGTAGTGTCGGGGAGACGAAGGTGATTTACCACCTGGATGAAGAGGAGACTCCCTACTTGGTGAAGATCCCTGTCCCCGCCGAGCGCATCACTCTCGGGGATTTCAAGAGCGTCCTGCAGCGGCCCGCGGGCGCTAAGTACTTTTTCAAGTCTATGGATCAGGATTTCGGGTGAGCGCGAGGCCTAGACTGGGACAGATGAGGGCTGTGCTGGAATTCATTGGGCAATATTGAGAGACACAGGTTTAGTCTGGGCCATACTGTGATTTTTCTGAGCTATCTGGAGCAGATTGTgggctcttcttttttaaaatagcaaactgTACTGTACTGTGTTGAGGCATCTTGGATATCCCAGAGCGGACAAGGTTATGCTTGGACAGACTGAGGCCCAAGGAGCTGTAGGAGGAAGACTGGGCTATACCAAACCATAAACCAGATTAGAGAAGATCAGGCTGTACTGGAATAGAGTGGGGCACACTGGTTTATTTTGGGATGTTCTGGTGCGTGCCGAGGTAGATCGATCTATCCTCTACTAGTGTAGCTAATTCTGAGCAGCCCTGTAGCACGCAGGGTTATTGTGTGATACTGTGGAATCTCCTGATGTAGATTGGGCTTTGAGACATTCTGTCCCATACTAGGGCAGCCAGAATTATTTTTGGACATTGTAATCTGTACTCATGTAGAGTACGCTGTTTTGGGGTGTTCTAGGCTGTAGGGTAGATTGAGCTATTCGGGAGAAACTTGGGCCATTCTGATCTCTACTGGGTTGAATTGGTTGATCTTTGTATTGGGGCCTAGTTTTTATTGGAACACTGAGTACTATGCAGGCAGGGCTTTAAGTGTCTACGCTAATACAGACAGCTGTATGGGGATATTCTAATCTATATTGGTGCACACAGCTGCATGTGTGGACATTCTAGGCTGTACTAGAATAGATTGGGCTATCCTGGGGTAATTTGGGACATTCTGGGCTAAACTGCAACTTTAAATAATGCAGACTAAGCCCTTTTGTGTTGACAGTTTTTGGTATTGAACCCTCTGGGTCCTCAATCTCAGCTCTTGAAGGCAGGCTGAATTAGGCTGGGATAGCTGGGTTCTAGGAGAGCCTAATCGACCGGGCTCTATCTAGAAAGATTGTTGGCCATTGGGAAAGTGGTACTGTCTTGGGAGTTACCTTGGATTTAAATCAAGGTTCTATTTGTAAGCAGTGTAATTGGGTaagctttaaaacttttttttgccttgatctcatctgtgaaatagaaatAGAGTGAAATGCTTGGTATAGGTATAGTTCATGGCACACGGTAAAGTCTTGGTCAGTGATAGTTACAATATTGAGTCTGACTAGTCTATAAACTAGGGTATGGTAATACAGACAAATAATTTGGTAGGCTAGGCCATGCTGAGACAGATTGGTATTATGTTGTAAAGAATACTACATTACACAGACAGATTGGTGGTGACTGGGCTATGTTTGTGACATTGAAGGTAAATGGGATTAAGTTGGCATATATCCAGGCTTCTAGACCATATTAGGCTACAGGGTTAATCAGACAGGATGTCCTAATTTGAGGGTgagggtgtgtgtggtgtgtgtgaaagagagaaagggaaggaggaagagattgATTCTGTTCAGGGCAGAGAGCCTTATAGTAAATGTGTATTCCTTTAGTCAACAAGTATCTGTTATGTTTACAAAGTGTCAGGTCCTTTGTTGTGTGGCCAGGACATGGTGTTGAACATTAAAAGATTTCATGTGGTGGTGGAGAAGAAGGGGTAAGTCCAGTCCATTGCAAGGAACCCATGGGGGAGGTAACCCCCAGTGCTGGGCATTGGAGTCTGTCAGGTGGAACAGATTGCCTAGTGTAGAGTTTTGTGCCAGGTGAGGCAAAGAGGAATGGGAAGCTGAACCTCATCTCTCCTTGGGAACTCTCAGCCTAGTGAGGAAGTCCCATTCTTTGGTCTAATGGGTATTTTTACTTAGGCAAAGACAGTTTGTTTGGGTAGCTCTCTGGAAGTAAGGGAAAACTAAAGAAAGCATAAGAGTAGAATCTTAGATGAGGACCAAAGATATTTTTTTGGAGGGTGTGTGAGGAACCGTGTAGGGGTCGGAGGAGGCTGCCAGCAAGGCTCCTAAGGTTAAATAGATACTTGGAGCAACTGGGATAACCTTAGGGAATGACCTTTGAAATTTGGCTAAGAGGTTTGAATCAGGCTTGAGGAGATCTTTAGAGGAGCATTGAGAGAAGGAGGAATAAGGAAAGGGAACTGAGTTTGGAGATATTTTAGGTGTAAGAGTGAAGTTTTTTAATGTGAGAGAAGAGGACTTGGGCAGGGTGGGAGAAAGTCAACATCCTTGAACTGGATGAAGATTGGGAGAGCCCGTTTGGCTCTCTGAACAGCACCATGGGTGGTCAGCAAGATCAAGCACCTCATGAAAGGCGGCACTAAaggaagccaaaaagaaaaaagtgattgatccattttcaaaaaaagattgGTGTGAGGTGAAAGCTCCAGTTGTGTTCATTATAAGAAATACTGGAAAAACTCTAGTTAAGAGAGCTCTAGGAACCAAAATCACATGTCTCAAGGGCTGTGTTTTTGAAGTGAGCCTAGATTACAGAATGATGAAGTTGCTTCTAGAAAATTCAAGCTAATTGCTGAGGACATTCGGGGTTAAAAACTGCCCGACTGATTTCCGTGGCACGGATCTTACCTGTGACAAAATGTGCTTCATGGTCAAAAAGTGGAAGACCACAGTCGAAGCTCATGATGTCAAGACTACCGATGGTTATTTGCTTTGTCTGTTCTGGGTTGGTTTTACTAAAAAATGCAGCTATCCGATTTGGAAGACCTCTTAGGCTCAGCATCCACAGGTCTGCCAGATCTGAAAGGAGATGATGAAAATCATGGCTCGAGAGGTGCAGACAAATGACTTGAAAGAAGTGGTCAATAAATTGATTCCAAATTGTACTGGGAAAGGCTTGCCAATCTATTTATCTGCTCCATGATATCTTTGTTAGAAAAGTCTAAATGCTGAAGGAGTCCAAGTTTGATTTGGGAAAACTTCATGGTGAATGTAGCTGTTCTGGAAAGCTATTGGGGATGACACAGGTGCTAGAGTTGAGTGAGCTGATGGATATGAGCCCTCAGTCCAAGATCTGTTTAAAATTCAGACTTTTAATGGTGACAAATTGAAATCCtatttgtgatttataataaagaaaaaaaagaaaaaaaggaagattgGGAGAAACCTTGGGGATAGGAGTGGGGGGAGCTAGTCCAGGCTCACTGACCTTCATCCTGTCTCTGCAGGgtggtcaaagaagaaatttcaGATGACAATGCCCGCCTTCCCTGTTTCAACGGAAGGGTAGTCTCCTGGGTAAGGGGCCCAGCTGTGAGGGCCCAGTCCCTCCTGTATTTCTAAGCTCCTCCAAGCCTTAGCCTGGCCTTGCAACCCAGTCCCTGATTAGTTGTTGGAGGTCCTAGCTCTTTGCTTCTCCACCTGTTTGGAGAGCCAGTTGGAGCCCGTCAGCCTTCTCCTTCTGGAGCCTCTAATgcttgctgctgctttttttgtgcttttcttcAGGCGCTTAGAtcctgtctcttccttttctagtcctttccctttctcccttgtCATATGCCTCACTTCCTGgtagagttttttttaatcatttgtgcCCTTCCAGCTTGTGTCATCAGATAACCCTCAACCTGAGATAGCTCCCCAAGCCCAGGAGCCTCGAACTGAATTGGCACCTCCAACTCCACCATTACCCCCTTTGCCACTGGAGAGGACCAGTGGCATTGGGGACTCTAGGCCTCCATCCTTTCAGTGAGTCCTTGAGATTCTTGAGTCCAGGGGTGGGAGGTAAGGAGGGAACCCAAGTTTCTTGGGAGGGGAAGCCAAGGATTTGGAGCTCTGTCCCACTGACTTGGGTTGGCACCATCTCTGCCCACCTAGCCCTAACGTGTCCAGCAGCCGGGAAAATCTGGAGCCTGAGACCGAAACAGAGTCAGTAGTGTCTTTGAGGCGGGAGCGGCCTCGCAGGAGAGACAGCAGTGAGCATGGCGGTGAGGGGGGTTGGGCCCTGAGGTTGGGTAGACTGGAATTGGGAAGGGGTTGGATCAGACCCAAGGTTTGATGAGGGTGAGGAACCTAAAGCCTGGTTCCTGAAGTTGCTATTCATACTCAGCTGGTGGCCACAGGCCCAGTGGCCCCTCAAGGTTGGAGCGCCACCTGGCTGGGTACGAGAGTTCGTCAACCCTCATGACCAGTGAACTAGAGAGCACCAGCCTGGGAGACTCTGATGAGGATGACACCATGAGCAGGTATGGCTCCATGGATCTCTCCCCTGGGCATCagccccttcttttccctccttcagccaatcctctcattttctcttggcctaTGACAACCTCCACCTACAAGTGCTCCCTTCCCAACCTCCTGACAGGTTCAGCAGCTCCACAGAACAAAGCAGTGCCTCTCGCCTCCTCAAGCGCCACCGTCGGCGGAGGAAACAGCGGCCACCTCGCCTGGAGAGGGTGAGAGGGTCTCGTGGGACAACTGGATCTTGGGGACGTTGGGGGCCTGGGTCTTGGTTCAGTGGGTACAAGGGCACAGACAATCCCGGACCTGGCCCTGGGTTGTTGAAGGCAGTCTagctctttcccttttcccaccaTAGACTTCATCCTTCAGCAGCGTTACGGATTCCACCATGTCTCTCAACATCATCACAGTCACACTCAACATGGGTATGGAGGGAGCTGGGGACTGGGGGGTTAGGGGACCTGGTCTCTAGGGCTTGGGGTCAGGTGGCTTGGGCTTCCCCTCATCACATGGACTTCTTCCACAGAGAAGTACAACTTCCTGGGCATCTCCATTGTGGGCCAAAGCAATGAGCGGGGAGACGGGGGCATCTACATCGGCTCCATTATGAAGGGTGGGGCCGTGGCAGCTGATGGGCGCATCGAGCCAGGGGACATGCTTTTGCAGGTGTGCTGGGGCAGGGCACTTGGGCAGGGGCTCTCAGCTTCTCCCACCCTGCCTCTGACCCACTTTCCCTCACTTGCAGGTGAATGACATGAACTTTGAGAACATGAGCAATGATGATGCGGTACGGGTGCTGAGAGACATTGTGCATAAGCCGGGGTGAGCCTCTGAACTGGTCTCAGGTCCTCAGTCCTCTCGGCCTTGCCTTTTCACCTTTTTgtgttacaattttaaaaagtagtgcaATAACACTCATCTAAAAAGTACATGACacaaaaaatgtataatgtaATGAGTAATTCCAGAGTGAATGAGTACGCCTGTCACCATTGCCTAGATCATGAAATAGAAGATTGCTGACACCCTAGAAGTTACCCTCAGTGTCCCTTCTGGCTCCCAccctcctcactgccccaggGGTAATCACACTCCTGATTTTTGGTTATTACTGTGACAAAATCTTCACTTGGTAGTTTTACCACTCATACCTGTATCCTTGAACGGCATGGTTTAGTTTTACCTGTTTTGGGGGCTCTCTCTGAATGGAATTGTACATTGTGTACTCTCTTGTCTGACTCAGTATGTTTTTAAGAGTTATGCGTGTTGGTGAGTCATGTACATTGTGGATGGAGCCGtccaccctcccttccttggGCCCAGCCATGTTTGTGTGCTtttgcttctctccttctttctgtccttctacCCCTTCTCATTCTAGGCCCCCAcctcctgaggcctctccccACGTCCTGCTTGACtggccttctcctctccctcccctgcagccccatcGTGCTGACTGTGGCCAAGTGCTGGGATCCCTCTCCCCAGGCCTATTTCACTCTCCCCCGAAGTGAGTGATGCTCAGAAGGGTCTGCAGCTgagagggtgggagggctggggtgggtccCAAGGTgatggggaatgggtgaaggaaGGTCAAATCGGTGTCAGGCCGGGACAGGGATGGCTCTCTGGGACTAGGAAGTGATCATCTTGGTGGCTTTCTGTGTTCCAGATGAGCCTATACAGCCAATTGACCCCGCTGCCTGGGTCTCACACTCAGCTGCATTGACTGGCACCTTCCCAGCCTATCCAGGCTCCTCATCCATGAGCACCATTACATCTGGGTCCTCTTTGCCTGATGGTGAGCTCCTAGGCCCGCCACATCCCCACTTCCCAGAAGGCCCCTCAGCAATGTTGTCACCCCATCACTCCTTGGAAGTGGGCTCTGCCTCtgactctctccttctctgtcagGCTGTGAGGGCCGAGGCCTCTCCATCCACACAGACATGGCATCTGTGACCAAGGCCATGGCCTCTCCAGAGTCTGGACTAGAAGTTCGGGACCGCATGTGGCTCAAGATCACCATCCCTAATGCCTTTCTGGGTATGGCCAGGCCTTGGGGGGGTGGCATGGGAAGAGGGAGCACGACAAGGAGGAGGCCAAAGGTGGGAATGGCCCCAGCCAGGGGTGAAATAGAAGTCGAGGAGGAGAACCTGAGGCCTTTTTCTGCCCTGGGTGGTTCCAGGTTCCGATGTGGTTGACTGGCTCTATCATCATGTGGAGGGCTTTCCTGAGCGACGGGAGGCCAGAAAGTATGCCAGTGGACTGCTCAAGGCAGGCCTTATCCGGCACACCGTAAACAAGATCACCTTCTCCGAGCAGTGCTATTATGTCTTTGGAGACCTCAGTGGCGGCTGTGAGAGTTGTGAGTGCCCCTCCAGAACCCCAGACCTTGCTCAGAGAATAGCCGGAGCATTGAGCAGTATGTGCCCTGCACTAGGCCCTGCACTGGCCCAATGAC is a window of Phyllostomus discolor isolate MPI-MPIP mPhyDis1 chromosome 8, mPhyDis1.pri.v3, whole genome shotgun sequence DNA encoding:
- the DVL2 gene encoding segment polarity protein dishevelled homolog DVL-2 isoform X2, with the protein product MAGGSVGGGSVGETKVIYHLDEEETPYLVKIPVPAERITLGDFKSVLQRPAGAKYFFKSMDQDFGVVKEEISDDNARLPCFNGRVVSWLVSSDNPQPEIAPQAQEPRTELAPPTPPLPPLPLERTSGIGDSRPPSFHPNVSSSRENLEPETETESVVSLRRERPRRRDSSEHGGGHRPSGPSRLERHLAGYESSSTLMTSELESTSLGDSDEDDTMSRFSSSTEQSSASRLLKRHRRRRKQRPPRLERTSSFSSVTDSTMSLNIITVTLNMEKYNFLGISIVGQSNERGDGGIYIGSIMKGGAVAADGRIEPGDMLLQVNDMNFENMSNDDAVRVLRDIVHKPGPIVLTVAKCWDPSPQAYFTLPRNEPIQPIDPAAWVSHSAALTGTFPAYPGSSSMSTITSGSSLPDGCEGRGLSIHTDMASVTKAMASPESGLEVRDRMWLKITIPNAFLGSDVVDWLYHHVEGFPERREARKYASGLLKAGLIRHTVNKITFSEQCYYVFGDLSGGCESYLVNLSLNDNDGSSGASDQDTLAPLPGATPWPLLPTFPYQYPAPHPYSPQPPPYHELSSYTYGGGSASSQHSEGSRSSGSTRSDGGAGRTGRPEERAPESKSGSGSESEPSSRGGSLRRGGEPGGTSDGGPLPSRNSSGGVPNLRAHPGLHPYGPPPGMALPYNPMMVVMMPPPPPPVPSAVQPPGAPPVRDLGSVPPELTASRQSFHMAMGNPSEFFVDVM
- the DVL2 gene encoding segment polarity protein dishevelled homolog DVL-2 isoform X3, encoding MAGGSVGGGSVGETKVIYHLDEEETPYLVKIPVPAERITLGDFKSVLQRPAGAKYFFKSMDQDFGVVKEEISDDNARLPCFNGRVVSWLVSSDNPQPEIAPQAQEPRTELAPPTPPLPPLPLERTSGIGDSRPPSFHPNVSSSRENLEPETETESVVSLRRERPRRRDSTGGHRPSGPSRLERHLAGYESSSTLMTSELESTSLGDSDEDDTMSRFSSSTEQSSASRLLKRHRRRRKQRPPRLERTSSFSSVTDSTMSLNIITVTLNMEKYNFLGISIVGQSNERGDGGIYIGSIMKGGAVAADGRIEPGDMLLQVNDMNFENMSNDDAVRVLRDIVHKPGPIVLTVAKCWDPSPQAYFTLPRNEPIQPIDPAAWVSHSAALTGTFPAYPGSSSMSTITSGSSLPDGCEGRGLSIHTDMASVTKAMASPESGLEVRDRMWLKITIPNAFLGSDVVDWLYHHVEGFPERREARKYASGLLKAGLIRHTVNKITFSEQCYYVFGDLSGGCESYLVNLSLNDNDGSSGASDQDTLAPLPGATPWPLLPTFPYQYPAPHPYSPQPPPYHELSSYTYGGGSASSQHSEGSRSSGSTRSDGGAGRTGRPEERAPESKSGSGSESEPSSRGGSLRRGGEPGGTSDGGPLPSRNSSGGVPNLRAHPGLHPYGPPPGMALPYNPMMVVMMPPPPPPVPSAVQPPGAPPVRDLGSVPPELTASRQSFHMAMGNPSEFFVDVM
- the DVL2 gene encoding segment polarity protein dishevelled homolog DVL-2 isoform X1; this encodes MAGGSVGGGSVGETKVIYHLDEEETPYLVKIPVPAERITLGDFKSVLQRPAGAKYFFKSMDQDFGVVKEEISDDNARLPCFNGRVVSWLVSSDNPQPEIAPQAQEPRTELAPPTPPLPPLPLERTSGIGDSRPPSFHPNVSSSRENLEPETETESVVSLRRERPRRRDSSEHGAGGHRPSGPSRLERHLAGYESSSTLMTSELESTSLGDSDEDDTMSRFSSSTEQSSASRLLKRHRRRRKQRPPRLERTSSFSSVTDSTMSLNIITVTLNMEKYNFLGISIVGQSNERGDGGIYIGSIMKGGAVAADGRIEPGDMLLQVNDMNFENMSNDDAVRVLRDIVHKPGPIVLTVAKCWDPSPQAYFTLPRNEPIQPIDPAAWVSHSAALTGTFPAYPGSSSMSTITSGSSLPDGCEGRGLSIHTDMASVTKAMASPESGLEVRDRMWLKITIPNAFLGSDVVDWLYHHVEGFPERREARKYASGLLKAGLIRHTVNKITFSEQCYYVFGDLSGGCESYLVNLSLNDNDGSSGASDQDTLAPLPGATPWPLLPTFPYQYPAPHPYSPQPPPYHELSSYTYGGGSASSQHSEGSRSSGSTRSDGGAGRTGRPEERAPESKSGSGSESEPSSRGGSLRRGGEPGGTSDGGPLPSRNSSGGVPNLRAHPGLHPYGPPPGMALPYNPMMVVMMPPPPPPVPSAVQPPGAPPVRDLGSVPPELTASRQSFHMAMGNPSEFFVDVM